The following proteins are encoded in a genomic region of Galbibacter sp. BG1:
- a CDS encoding CusA/CzcA family heavy metal efflux RND transporter, with protein MINKIIDFSINNKFIVGLLTLALIVAGVYSMTQVPIDAVPDITNNQVQVITQSPNLGTEEIEQFVTYPVEIAMSNLPNVKEIRSVSRFGLSVVTIVFDDEVGTYLPRQLVAEKLPEIESQIPEGFGEPFMGPISTGLGEIYQYTLEVDEDYKDKYSATELRTMQDWIVRRQMAMVPGVVEVNAFGGQKKQYEVAVDPNELRAINITISDIFSALQKNNQNTGGAYIERNHQANFIRGEGLARSIADIESMVIKTVDGIPIKIKDVANVKLGSAVRYGALTKDGKGETVGGMILMLKGANSNEVIEQVRDRMQQIQKSLPPGVTIKPFLDRSELIAETTGTVTGNLLEGGLIVIFVLVLLLGNWRGGLIVASTIPLSLLFAFILMNAFDVWANLMSLGAIDFGIIVDGAVIIVESTVFLMYSYVQKNNKVTATKRDEIASKASKKMMNAAFFGQLIILIVFLPILALEGVEGKMFRPMALTFIFAMIGAMILCLTYVPMVSALFLRVPNRNKKSYGDRFVNWLERTYEPLLAKSLLKGKTIIGLALALFTMAIFVFFRMGGEFIPQLDEGDIAFHAILKPGSSLSETIETTTKIERIIKAEFPEATSVISRIGVADVPTDPMPMDIADVFIILKPIDEWTSAKSKTALISKIKEAISVVPGVNYEFTQPIEMRFNELLTGVREDVAIKLFGEDLEVLASKAEEMGAIIATIPGIGDMKVEATEGLPQITINYHRNKLAQYGLEINQLNNTVEAAFAGRKAGVIFEGEKRFDLVVRLKQNRRERIEDLQNLFVNLPNGSQIPLREIAEVSYELGPMQISRDNTNRRTYVGINIRDRDVKSVVQDIQQKLDKEFELPPGYFIRYGGAFENLERASNRLQTVVPIALLLIFILIYFALKSFTQTIMIYLAIPMATIGGVFALWLRDMPFSISAGVGFIVLFGVAVLNGLVMISGLNELKEEGVTNLKARIIQGTKRRIRPIMLTAFTDILGFLPMAISVSAGAEVQRPLATVVIGGLITSTLLTLFILPIFYQWIEKRSENKSKRIPKLATMVMVIGFSCIFTNVHGQTKPISKQDNLKLSVEASERREDSLTVISLKHAVELSKKNYPLLRAKRLEIQKQESLRGMAYDFGKTQIFTGGEEIMGDQGIYTVIGLGQQNINLFGIGSKQQLQKQRMALAETALNLSELQVEQEVKKAWAIVYWQKQKMVLYQELDSIYEQFKRAIQLNYEVEAISRLEYSSAINQALQINNQLQQVESDYTIALQKLNLWLLPSLETEENRSYLTVPERLDLNEIDVVNVKLNVNKHPEMEFSQGKLAEAEAEYKANKSDLLPKFNVQGGLQKLNGNDGFYTYQAGISVPLLSGTERSQSKAAKIQSEIAEANSYYVEQKLTMEYQQALETYKKWKVSWDFYKNKALPLAKEQRMGALVAYKEGAVDYAAFTQIIRDAIQTELDALEALDNYLKSVFKLQYYN; from the coding sequence ATGATTAATAAAATCATTGATTTTTCAATCAATAACAAATTTATCGTTGGCTTGCTCACGTTGGCTCTTATAGTGGCCGGTGTATATAGCATGACGCAAGTTCCCATTGATGCCGTTCCAGATATAACAAACAATCAAGTTCAGGTTATTACCCAATCCCCAAATTTAGGAACCGAAGAAATTGAGCAGTTTGTTACCTATCCCGTAGAAATTGCGATGAGCAACCTTCCAAATGTAAAGGAAATTCGTTCTGTTTCCCGTTTTGGACTTTCGGTGGTGACAATAGTTTTCGATGATGAAGTGGGAACCTATTTACCAAGACAGCTGGTTGCTGAAAAATTACCTGAAATCGAGTCACAAATCCCTGAGGGTTTTGGAGAGCCTTTTATGGGACCTATTTCAACGGGTCTGGGTGAAATTTATCAATACACACTAGAGGTTGATGAGGACTACAAGGATAAATATTCAGCTACCGAACTACGAACCATGCAAGATTGGATTGTTCGTAGGCAAATGGCTATGGTTCCCGGCGTTGTGGAAGTAAACGCTTTTGGCGGGCAGAAAAAGCAATACGAAGTAGCTGTCGATCCCAATGAGCTTAGGGCCATAAATATTACTATTTCCGATATTTTCTCTGCACTCCAAAAAAACAATCAAAATACAGGGGGAGCTTATATCGAGCGTAACCATCAGGCCAATTTTATTCGGGGTGAAGGTTTGGCAAGATCGATAGCGGATATTGAAAGCATGGTAATTAAAACCGTGGATGGAATTCCAATCAAAATAAAGGATGTGGCCAACGTAAAGCTTGGAAGCGCAGTTCGCTACGGCGCACTAACTAAAGACGGCAAGGGCGAAACTGTAGGGGGGATGATTTTAATGCTGAAAGGAGCGAATTCCAATGAAGTAATTGAGCAGGTAAGGGATCGCATGCAGCAAATCCAGAAATCCTTACCTCCAGGGGTTACAATTAAACCATTCTTAGATCGTAGTGAGTTGATTGCGGAAACTACAGGTACGGTAACCGGAAACCTTTTGGAAGGAGGTCTCATTGTAATATTTGTACTGGTTTTGCTTTTAGGAAATTGGAGGGGTGGTCTAATTGTAGCATCAACCATTCCACTTTCCTTATTGTTCGCATTTATTTTGATGAACGCTTTTGATGTTTGGGCAAACTTAATGAGCTTGGGGGCTATAGATTTTGGAATAATTGTAGACGGAGCCGTAATTATTGTGGAAAGTACAGTTTTTTTGATGTATTCCTATGTACAAAAAAACAATAAAGTAACTGCCACAAAACGCGACGAAATAGCTTCTAAGGCGTCCAAGAAAATGATGAATGCTGCATTCTTCGGACAGCTAATCATACTCATTGTTTTCTTGCCGATTCTAGCTTTGGAAGGCGTGGAGGGCAAGATGTTTCGGCCAATGGCTTTGACATTTATTTTTGCAATGATAGGAGCTATGATTCTCTGCTTGACCTATGTCCCAATGGTTTCTGCTTTGTTTTTGCGCGTTCCTAACAGAAATAAAAAATCTTATGGGGATCGTTTTGTTAATTGGTTGGAACGTACCTACGAGCCTTTGTTGGCTAAATCCCTTTTAAAAGGAAAAACGATAATAGGTTTAGCATTGGCACTGTTTACAATGGCAATCTTTGTATTTTTTAGAATGGGAGGGGAGTTCATTCCGCAACTCGACGAGGGTGACATTGCTTTTCATGCTATTTTAAAACCTGGCAGTTCTTTATCCGAAACGATTGAAACCACCACTAAAATAGAACGTATTATAAAGGCAGAATTTCCAGAGGCAACATCAGTGATTAGTCGTATTGGAGTAGCAGATGTACCTACAGATCCTATGCCAATGGATATTGCCGATGTGTTCATTATTTTAAAACCGATAGACGAATGGACGTCTGCCAAGAGTAAAACAGCACTTATTTCAAAAATAAAAGAAGCGATAAGCGTAGTTCCTGGGGTTAATTATGAATTTACCCAACCTATTGAAATGCGTTTTAACGAATTGCTTACAGGCGTACGCGAAGATGTAGCTATAAAATTGTTTGGTGAAGATTTGGAGGTTTTGGCAAGCAAAGCCGAAGAAATGGGAGCAATAATTGCCACCATACCTGGAATTGGGGATATGAAAGTGGAAGCCACCGAAGGACTTCCGCAGATAACAATAAACTACCACAGAAACAAATTGGCACAATATGGCTTGGAAATCAATCAACTTAACAATACCGTAGAGGCTGCATTTGCAGGAAGAAAAGCAGGAGTTATTTTTGAAGGGGAGAAGCGGTTCGATTTGGTGGTTAGGTTAAAACAAAACAGACGGGAGCGTATTGAAGACCTACAAAATCTCTTTGTAAATTTACCCAATGGCTCGCAAATCCCTTTACGTGAAATTGCTGAGGTAAGTTATGAGTTGGGGCCCATGCAGATAAGTAGGGATAATACCAACCGCAGAACGTATGTGGGGATTAATATTCGGGATCGCGATGTAAAATCGGTCGTTCAGGATATTCAGCAAAAGTTGGACAAAGAATTCGAACTACCACCAGGATATTTTATTCGCTATGGCGGTGCTTTTGAAAATTTGGAGCGCGCTAGCAATAGACTGCAAACGGTGGTTCCCATTGCGCTACTCCTTATTTTTATCTTAATTTATTTTGCCCTTAAATCTTTTACACAGACGATTATGATTTATCTAGCAATTCCAATGGCAACCATAGGCGGTGTTTTTGCCCTTTGGCTTAGGGATATGCCGTTTAGCATATCTGCAGGGGTTGGTTTTATAGTGCTTTTTGGTGTTGCGGTGTTAAATGGATTGGTTATGATAAGTGGATTGAATGAGCTGAAAGAAGAAGGGGTTACCAATCTAAAAGCACGTATTATTCAGGGGACAAAACGAAGGATCCGCCCCATAATGCTTACCGCATTTACAGATATTTTAGGCTTTCTACCTATGGCCATATCGGTATCGGCAGGGGCAGAAGTACAAAGACCGCTTGCAACCGTAGTTATTGGCGGGTTGATAACTTCTACACTGTTGACGCTTTTTATTCTCCCTATTTTTTATCAATGGATAGAAAAGCGATCAGAAAATAAATCAAAGCGAATCCCAAAACTTGCAACTATGGTTATGGTAATTGGCTTCTCGTGTATATTTACGAACGTTCATGGTCAAACTAAGCCAATTTCTAAACAGGATAATTTAAAGTTATCGGTGGAAGCTTCAGAGCGGCGAGAAGATTCTTTGACAGTAATTTCATTGAAACATGCCGTTGAGCTTTCCAAGAAAAATTATCCTTTGCTAAGGGCAAAACGGTTGGAAATTCAAAAGCAAGAATCGCTTCGCGGCATGGCTTACGATTTTGGCAAAACACAGATATTTACTGGTGGGGAGGAAATTATGGGCGATCAAGGTATTTATACAGTAATAGGTTTGGGGCAACAGAATATTAATTTATTCGGGATAGGTTCAAAGCAGCAATTGCAAAAGCAACGGATGGCGTTGGCGGAAACCGCTCTTAATTTATCAGAACTTCAAGTGGAGCAGGAAGTCAAAAAGGCTTGGGCCATCGTATATTGGCAAAAGCAAAAAATGGTATTGTACCAAGAACTCGATTCCATCTACGAACAATTTAAAAGAGCGATACAGCTTAATTACGAGGTAGAAGCAATTTCTAGGTTGGAATATTCTTCAGCAATAAATCAGGCTTTGCAGATAAATAATCAACTGCAGCAAGTGGAAAGCGACTATACCATTGCTTTGCAAAAGCTGAACCTTTGGTTGTTACCATCCCTGGAAACTGAAGAGAACCGCTCTTACTTAACGGTTCCAGAACGTCTAGATCTAAATGAAATTGATGTAGTTAATGTAAAGCTTAATGTGAATAAGCATCCAGAAATGGAGTTTTCACAGGGAAAGTTGGCTGAAGCGGAAGCCGAATACAAAGCCAATAAATCAGATCTACTCCCGAAATTCAACGTACAGGGCGGATTGCAAAAGTTAAATGGGAATGACGGATTTTACACTTACCAGGCAGGAATATCCGTCCCTCTGCTGTCTGGAACGGAGCGGAGCCAATCTAAGGCAGCTAAAATACAGAGTGAAATAGCAGAAGCAAACTCATATTATGTCGAACAAAAGTTGACAATGGAATATCAGCAAGCTTTAGAAACCTATAAAAAATGGAAAGTTTCTTGGGATTTTTATAAGAATAAAGCGTTGCCGCTAGCCAAAGAACAGCGAATGGGTGCTTTGGTGGCTTACAAGGAAGGTGCTGTGGATTATGCGGCCTTCACACAAATTATACGGGATGCTATTCAAACGGAATTAGACGCATTGGAGGCGCTTGATAATTACCTTAAATCAGTTTTTAAACTACAATATTATAATTAG
- a CDS encoding DUF6660 family protein, whose translation MKFIATILVFYFMALNILPCNDTVDATEDSLTVSIVDSNSDHGDDCDLCSPFCQCHCCHVHTINFKLIAFEPLQPLIPYNNFAHFDSVGKEIPLSILQPPRV comes from the coding sequence ATGAAATTTATAGCAACCATCTTGGTCTTCTATTTTATGGCTTTAAACATACTGCCATGCAACGATACTGTAGATGCTACTGAAGATTCCCTAACGGTTTCTATAGTCGATTCTAATAGTGACCATGGCGACGATTGCGATTTGTGTTCACCCTTTTGCCAATGCCATTGCTGCCACGTGCATACCATAAATTTTAAACTTATAGCTTTCGAGCCTTTACAACCTCTAATTCCCTACAATAACTTTGCACATTTCGACAGTGTAGGTAAAGAGATCCCACTTTCCATATTGCAACCTCCGCGCGTTTAA
- a CDS encoding RNA polymerase sigma factor — protein MSQLELNTDQLLVLCKEGKKSAQLAIYNRYYKAMYNTAFRIVKDSFEAEDVMQESFLNAFTKLDTFKAEVTFGAWLKRIVINKSIHHYRKQQKLNNVALDDVIYRVEDKDEVEPDCELTNIKAQKVLQTMNMLKDNYRIALTLYLIEGYDYEEIGEIMQVSYANCRTTISRAKDSLRKKLEAIAYEEE, from the coding sequence TTGAGCCAACTAGAATTAAATACAGATCAACTATTGGTGTTGTGTAAAGAAGGAAAAAAATCGGCCCAACTAGCGATATACAACCGCTACTATAAAGCCATGTACAATACAGCTTTCCGTATTGTAAAAGATTCTTTCGAAGCCGAGGATGTGATGCAGGAGTCGTTTTTAAACGCGTTTACGAAACTCGACACTTTTAAGGCAGAAGTAACTTTTGGCGCTTGGTTGAAACGTATTGTAATTAACAAAAGTATTCATCATTACAGAAAGCAGCAAAAACTGAATAATGTTGCACTCGATGATGTTATTTACAGGGTTGAAGACAAGGATGAAGTTGAACCTGATTGTGAGTTGACCAACATTAAGGCTCAAAAAGTGTTGCAGACCATGAATATGTTGAAGGACAATTACAGAATTGCTTTGACCCTCTATTTAATTGAAGGGTACGATTATGAGGAAATAGGAGAAATTATGCAAGTAAGCTATGCAAATTGTAGAACTACAATTTCAAGGGCAAAAGACAGTTTAAGAAAAAAATTAGAAGCTATCGCTTATGAAGAAGAATGA
- a CDS encoding head GIN domain-containing protein, with amino-acid sequence MKKLILIGLAIASFSTANAQWWGGKKVKGNGNEQTIERNVGNYDEVSVSGSFDVDLVSGTEGKLTVTAEENLLPHIVTEVKNGELIIKTEQGFELKPSFNKEILIVVPFESLNAVSLAGSGDVVTKSTIKTENFKADLAGSGDLNVSVESKTVKSRLAGSGDIELSGKTTDFECSLSGSGDIDAKGLKAVNVEASISGSGDIEVHCDGELKARVSGSGDIDYYGNPTKEDSKVSGSGDVSKG; translated from the coding sequence ATGAAAAAATTAATTTTAATTGGTCTTGCTATCGCAAGTTTTTCTACCGCAAACGCACAATGGTGGGGCGGAAAAAAAGTTAAAGGAAATGGGAACGAACAAACCATTGAAAGAAACGTTGGTAACTACGATGAAGTAAGTGTTTCGGGATCTTTTGATGTAGATTTGGTTAGCGGAACCGAAGGAAAACTTACCGTTACTGCGGAAGAAAACCTACTTCCACATATCGTTACTGAAGTTAAAAATGGGGAATTGATAATTAAAACAGAACAAGGTTTTGAGTTAAAGCCCAGTTTCAACAAGGAAATTTTAATTGTGGTACCCTTTGAGAGTCTTAATGCGGTTTCTTTGGCCGGTTCTGGTGACGTAGTAACGAAGAGCACTATTAAAACCGAAAACTTTAAAGCGGATTTAGCGGGTTCAGGAGATTTAAATGTTTCTGTAGAATCCAAAACTGTAAAAAGTCGTCTAGCGGGGTCGGGAGACATTGAGCTAAGCGGTAAAACTACCGATTTTGAATGCAGTTTATCAGGCTCTGGGGATATCGATGCCAAGGGACTCAAGGCCGTCAATGTAGAGGCGAGCATTTCTGGATCTGGAGATATTGAGGTGCATTGCGATGGAGAACTAAAAGCTAGGGTTTCTGGTTCCGGGGATATTGATTATTATGGAAACCCTACTAAAGAAGATAGTAAGGTTTCGGGCTCTGGAGACGTTTCCAAAGGATAA
- the trxB gene encoding thioredoxin-disulfide reductase has product MSEKIERIKCLIIGSGPAGYTAAIYAARADMKPIIYTGLEPGGQLTTTTEVDNFPGYPEGIDGPSMMIQLQQQAERFGTEVRMGMITSIEFSKEVGGIHKAVVDNTTNIEAETVIISTGATAKYLGLPSEQRLRGGGVSACAVCDGFFFKGQDVAIVGGGDTAAEESTYLANICNKVTLLVRKGEMRASKAMQHRVNNTANLEVKYYTEVEEVLGDQVVEGLRMVNNQTGEKEEIKITGLFIAIGHKPNTDIFKGQLDMDQTGYIITKGKSTKTNIPGVFASGDVQDKEYRQAITAAGTGCMAALDAERYLAAVESKEEVEA; this is encoded by the coding sequence ATGTCTGAAAAAATTGAAAGAATAAAATGTTTAATTATAGGCTCTGGTCCTGCGGGATACACAGCTGCGATATATGCTGCTAGGGCAGATATGAAACCTATAATCTATACTGGTTTGGAGCCAGGAGGACAATTAACGACTACCACAGAAGTGGATAACTTTCCTGGATATCCAGAAGGAATTGATGGTCCCTCCATGATGATTCAACTGCAGCAACAGGCCGAACGTTTTGGAACTGAAGTTCGTATGGGGATGATTACCTCTATAGAATTTAGTAAAGAAGTGGGAGGCATTCATAAAGCGGTGGTAGACAATACTACCAATATAGAAGCAGAAACGGTTATTATTTCAACAGGAGCGACCGCTAAATATTTAGGGCTTCCAAGTGAACAACGCCTAAGGGGAGGTGGAGTATCTGCCTGTGCCGTTTGCGATGGTTTCTTTTTTAAAGGACAGGATGTTGCCATTGTAGGTGGTGGAGATACCGCTGCGGAAGAAAGTACTTATTTGGCCAATATTTGTAACAAGGTTACTTTACTAGTAAGAAAAGGGGAGATGCGTGCCTCTAAAGCGATGCAACACCGTGTTAACAATACGGCAAACCTAGAAGTTAAGTATTATACGGAAGTTGAAGAAGTTTTGGGAGATCAAGTGGTTGAAGGTTTGAGAATGGTTAACAACCAAACTGGAGAAAAGGAAGAAATAAAAATTACCGGACTCTTTATCGCTATTGGGCACAAACCAAATACCGATATTTTTAAAGGACAGTTGGATATGGACCAAACCGGATATATTATAACCAAGGGGAAATCTACCAAGACCAATATTCCTGGAGTTTTTGCCAGTGGCGATGTTCAAGATAAAGAATACCGCCAAGCAATAACGGCTGCTGGAACCGGCTGTATGGCTGCTTTAGACGCAGAACGTTATTTGGCTGCTGTAGAAAGCAAAGAAGAAGTAGAAGCATAG
- a CDS encoding efflux RND transporter permease subunit — MERLFQYKKAIVIVFLLVAILATFSISKLKFSLDVDSFFPEGDKELSVYKDFVKEFGTDDRFLLIAIENRPNIFEKEFLEKFQAFSKAAKTLPFINKSESLTTMGYPLKTSLGFISLPIIHVEDTAEYKNDWKRIQEENLFVDAFIDKDAGSLVVVLETEANLDYQQSVALLGDLEEMLLKHDLKTFHILGRPVIYSALVDLQRSELIFTTIASSIIVSLLLFFIYRRLSMVIIAFGTITIALLLFLWMIVLLGIELNALSAFYPILILIVGVSDFIHLSDKYVLGLKNGLPKYLAMKNGLKNTGMALLLTSLTTALGFLSLYTSTLVGIREFGLLAALSVIITLVTVLLLGGSSLLILPKKYLFKRKIKSIQLQTFLKFIEKIGKKKGRAVIVGCIVVMAICLLGILQINTNYKFERSLPKGSKISADFSFFQKNYAGLRPFEIEVEAKGNNKITDYKILTEIEKLQQRLSKEKSIKNVQSVTVLYKFLNRAHHLNKYEYYKLPHSSEDFREISNDLKYVGRKQFNRYVNKDSSKARISARVFDIGTDSLLMVYNDLNEYINKNLDKSLADFKLTGKGYLMDANANSVRNNIFIGLLVAISMVSLLMAIIFRNLKLLLITVIVNVLPLLICGAVLGFLEIPLEASISIVFALVFGISVDDTIHFLGSYKIGLKNGLDKEKALEHTFKETGRALTITTIILFSGFAIMIFSKSEPNMIIGLLAALTLLSALLFDLLLLPVLIRKFL, encoded by the coding sequence ATGGAAAGACTTTTTCAGTATAAAAAAGCAATAGTTATTGTCTTTCTGCTTGTGGCGATACTGGCAACTTTTTCCATTTCGAAACTAAAGTTTTCGTTGGATGTAGATTCGTTTTTTCCAGAAGGCGATAAAGAATTGTCTGTTTACAAGGATTTTGTAAAAGAATTTGGTACCGACGACCGTTTTTTATTGATAGCCATCGAAAACAGACCAAACATTTTTGAAAAGGAATTTTTAGAAAAGTTTCAAGCGTTTTCAAAAGCAGCAAAGACCCTACCTTTTATAAATAAAAGCGAATCGCTAACCACCATGGGCTATCCGCTTAAAACTTCTTTGGGCTTTATTTCACTGCCCATTATTCACGTGGAAGATACTGCGGAATATAAAAATGATTGGAAGCGCATACAGGAAGAAAATTTATTCGTAGATGCTTTTATAGACAAGGATGCGGGTTCCCTAGTCGTAGTTTTGGAGACAGAAGCAAATTTAGACTATCAACAATCAGTTGCCTTACTCGGCGATTTGGAAGAAATGCTGCTAAAGCACGATTTAAAAACATTCCATATCTTAGGAAGGCCCGTTATTTATAGCGCCTTGGTAGACTTACAGAGATCGGAATTGATCTTTACAACCATCGCTTCTTCTATAATTGTATCCCTATTGCTTTTTTTTATTTATAGAAGGCTATCCATGGTTATCATAGCTTTTGGAACCATAACAATAGCTTTGTTGTTATTTCTGTGGATGATTGTTTTACTGGGAATAGAGTTAAATGCCCTTTCCGCATTTTACCCTATTCTTATTTTAATTGTTGGGGTGTCCGATTTTATTCATTTATCTGATAAATATGTTTTAGGATTGAAAAACGGACTTCCCAAGTACTTAGCAATGAAAAATGGTCTAAAAAATACGGGAATGGCTTTGTTATTAACGTCGTTGACCACAGCGCTAGGTTTTCTTTCATTATATACTTCAACACTTGTAGGTATTAGGGAATTTGGTCTCTTGGCAGCTTTAAGTGTTATAATTACTTTGGTAACTGTTCTTTTACTGGGTGGTTCTTCATTATTGATTTTACCTAAAAAATACCTCTTCAAAAGAAAAATAAAATCAATTCAGTTACAAACATTCTTAAAGTTTATAGAAAAGATAGGCAAGAAGAAAGGTAGGGCAGTAATTGTTGGTTGTATTGTGGTAATGGCTATCTGTCTTCTTGGAATTCTTCAAATTAATACCAATTATAAATTTGAAAGAAGTTTGCCGAAAGGAAGTAAAATTAGTGCCGATTTTAGTTTTTTTCAGAAAAATTATGCGGGATTGAGACCATTTGAAATAGAAGTGGAGGCCAAGGGAAACAATAAAATAACCGATTATAAAATTCTAACTGAAATAGAGAAACTGCAGCAACGCCTATCCAAGGAGAAGTCAATTAAAAACGTTCAATCGGTAACGGTACTTTATAAATTTTTAAATAGGGCGCACCACTTAAATAAATACGAATACTATAAACTTCCTCATTCCTCTGAAGATTTTAGGGAAATTTCCAACGATTTAAAATATGTGGGAAGAAAACAATTTAATAGATATGTGAATAAAGATAGTTCTAAGGCCCGTATTTCTGCACGGGTATTTGATATAGGAACCGATAGTTTACTTATGGTGTATAACGATTTAAACGAATACATAAATAAAAACCTGGATAAGAGTTTAGCAGATTTTAAACTTACTGGCAAGGGATATTTAATGGATGCCAATGCCAATTCGGTGAGAAACAACATTTTTATAGGGTTGCTGGTGGCAATTTCTATGGTGAGCCTTCTTATGGCAATAATTTTTAGAAACCTAAAACTGTTGTTAATCACTGTCATTGTAAATGTACTGCCGTTGCTTATATGTGGAGCTGTCTTAGGATTTTTAGAAATACCTTTGGAAGCCTCCATATCCATTGTTTTTGCTTTGGTTTTTGGAATATCGGTAGACGACACCATTCATTTTTTGGGGAGTTATAAAATAGGTTTAAAGAATGGCTTAGATAAAGAGAAAGCGCTTGAACATACGTTTAAAGAAACGGGCCGTGCCTTAACAATTACAACCATTATTCTGTTTTCTGGTTTTGCAATAATGATATTTTCCAAAAGTGAACCCAATATGATTATTGGTCTTTTGGCGGCCTTAACGTTGCTGAGCGCTTTATTGTTCGATTTGCTTTTACTTCCTGTTTTAATTCGGAAATTTCTTTGA
- a CDS encoding DUF547 domain-containing protein — protein sequence MKFIAIFLFIAVSCYAPSEEKKNNGAFSASEFNELSENFLLAVKEGKNTEEYQEKLANTTLEELSADLQSNDEKIAFWLNIYNAYIQVILQENPKLYEDRNSFFKKEQIEIAGKQLSFGDIEHGMIRKSQWDLGMGYIRTWFPNKFERTLRTDKRDYRIHFALNCGAKDCPPVAIYNPKELDKQLETITKRYLENTSEYNDKTKEVAVTSLFNWFRGDFGGKSGTKEILEKHGIIPQTKGIDLNYKDYDWTLKLENYISL from the coding sequence ATGAAATTTATTGCCATTTTTTTATTCATAGCCGTTTCTTGCTATGCTCCTTCCGAAGAAAAAAAGAATAACGGAGCTTTTTCAGCATCTGAATTCAATGAATTGTCTGAAAACTTTTTACTAGCTGTTAAAGAAGGAAAAAATACAGAAGAATACCAAGAAAAATTGGCCAATACAACCTTGGAAGAATTAAGTGCCGATTTACAATCGAACGATGAGAAAATCGCATTTTGGCTGAATATTTACAACGCCTACATACAAGTTATTTTACAGGAAAACCCAAAACTGTACGAAGATCGAAACAGTTTCTTTAAAAAAGAACAGATCGAGATAGCAGGGAAGCAATTATCCTTTGGGGATATTGAACATGGAATGATTAGAAAGTCGCAATGGGATTTAGGAATGGGGTATATTCGTACGTGGTTTCCCAATAAATTTGAGCGTACATTAAGAACCGATAAAAGGGATTACAGAATTCATTTCGCGCTAAATTGCGGAGCAAAAGATTGTCCCCCCGTTGCCATTTACAATCCGAAGGAATTGGACAAACAATTAGAGACCATAACCAAGCGTTACCTTGAAAATACTTCAGAGTACAACGATAAAACTAAGGAAGTTGCGGTAACTTCTTTGTTCAATTGGTTTAGGGGAGATTTTGGAGGCAAAAGTGGTACCAAAGAAATACTTGAGAAACACGGAATTATCCCACAGACCAAAGGAATCGATTTAAACTATAAAGACTACGATTGGACCCTGAAGTTAGAAAATTACATTTCTTTATAA
- a CDS encoding TIGR04283 family arsenosugar biosynthesis glycosyltransferase, producing the protein MLSIIIPAHNERENLIKGLSTLSNQIKKLPEKPVEVIVVLSADTSDGSEKLKVQAPIQIIRCKQKGRAVQMNMGATIARGNIFAFLHADIVPPANFIIDIFETMRQGYYVGLFSYKFDKSSPLLRINEFFTSKNGLFTGAGDQCLFISKDTFYDLDRFDEQQTIMEDFKFFEKIKKQRIDFKIVNNPLTVSARKYEENSFLKVNLVNFILFIMFKMGYSPESLKATHNTFIKLPNKNYK; encoded by the coding sequence ATGCTAAGTATAATTATACCCGCACACAACGAAAGAGAAAATCTTATTAAGGGGTTATCCACCCTTTCCAATCAAATTAAGAAGCTGCCGGAAAAACCTGTCGAAGTTATTGTAGTACTTTCTGCTGATACCAGCGATGGATCTGAAAAATTGAAAGTTCAAGCTCCCATCCAAATTATTAGATGTAAGCAAAAAGGAAGAGCTGTACAGATGAACATGGGTGCAACTATTGCCAGGGGAAACATTTTTGCTTTCTTGCACGCAGATATAGTTCCCCCCGCTAATTTTATTATAGATATTTTTGAAACGATGAGGCAAGGCTATTATGTCGGACTTTTCTCTTATAAATTCGACAAAAGCAGTCCGCTACTTCGTATCAATGAGTTTTTTACTTCTAAAAACGGACTTTTTACGGGTGCCGGAGATCAATGTTTGTTTATAAGCAAGGACACTTTTTACGATTTGGATAGGTTTGATGAACAGCAAACGATTATGGAGGATTTTAAGTTTTTTGAAAAAATTAAAAAACAGCGTATCGATTTTAAAATTGTGAACAATCCGCTAACCGTTTCGGCAAGGAAATATGAAGAAAATTCTTTCCTTAAAGTAAATCTCGTCAACTTTATTCTATTTATTATGTTTAAAATGGGGTATAGCCCAGAAAGCTTAAAAGCCACCCACAATACTTTTATTAAATTACCCAACAAAAATTACAAATAG